In the Telopea speciosissima isolate NSW1024214 ecotype Mountain lineage chromosome 2, Tspe_v1, whole genome shotgun sequence genome, one interval contains:
- the LOC122653086 gene encoding polyribonucleotide nucleotidyltransferase 1, chloroplastic-like, translated as MTSLFYFIPSLRFHILGPMQGLCHISELSTDWLAKAEDVVKVGDHVDVKLIEINEKGQLRLSRRALLPEASPEKANVEQPTSTQTEENASSQTTEKGSSKKVASTLKGGLAAEDIEQPQEKVTVSKLSSSPKKSSSSDESMLKPQKAIKRLVSPTRGGPYVNKSRPKKSSSKEVNSIAGNEGTSLVDGKAKVG; from the exons ATGactagtttattttattttattccatcattGAGGTTTCACATTCTTGGTCCTATGCAGGGACTCTGTCATATTAGCGAACTAAGTACCGATTGGCTGGCAAAGGCTGAAGAT GTTGTAAAAGTTGGGGATCATGTTGATGTCAAACTTATTGAG ATAAATGAAAAAGGGCAACTTCGTCTTAGCCGCCGAGCTTTACTGCCTGAAGCAAGTCCAGAGAAAGCCAATGTGGAGCAGCCAACAAGTACCCAAACTGAAGAAAATGCATCTTCACAAACCACTGAGAAGGGTTCATCTAAAAAAGTTGCAAGCACATTGAAGGGTGGATTAGCCGCAGAGGACATTGAACAACCCCAGGAGAAGGTTACGGTCTCCAAGCTGAGTAGCTCACCTAAGAAAAGCAGTTCTTCTGATGAGAGCATGCTCAAGCCGCAAAAGGCTATCAAGAGATTAGTTAGCCCTACGAGAGGTGGACCCTATGTTAACAAATCTAGGCCAAAGAAGAGCAGCAGTAAAGAAGTTAACAGCATTGCTGGCAATGAAGGAACTAGCTTAGTGGATGGCAAGGCTAAAGTTGGGTAG